The genomic window GGGGAAATTAAGTAGggataaaaaacacaattaacaTGAATGtattgaaattaataaaatataagtTCTGTACAGTTTACTTCTACCCCATTTTACAGTAAAGCAAGAAGTGTTTTAATGGTATTGCTCAGTGAAGGAATTTGTTATCACAAATTGAGGAGGTGCTCTCAGTTATTACCAAATTGGATGCAATTGAAACTCATAAAATGTTGTGATGTGGGGTTCATAGTCTGCCATTGTGGCACATTTGCTGCCTTAAGTATTTTGACAGTGGTGCTTGGAAGTGGTGTTGAGTGAATAATTAGGAATACCAGAGAAGCAAATTAGagaacaaacaagaaaaaaatgaatactCCAGCACGAAAAAACTcacaatattttccattttgtctgacTTGAAGCAGGAGCaagaagaatggggaaaattaaaCAAGTTATTAAGGCAACATGGCTTAAAACCTGTGTACCTTGATAAACCTGGAACTAGCAGAAACATAGCAGGTAAAAGTCTGTTTTAGAAAAGAAACTGTTATTCGGCCTTCAGTTGaattttccacttttctaattgcTTGAAGATGTGAATTTTCAAGTGTCCACAGTATCATATGGCTGCAAGGTAAGTGTGCATGATCAGCTATGTTACTTTGTTTAATCTACATACAAAATGTAGAAAATTAGTAAGAACAAGGAAAATGTTAGatgtaatgtattttttttaaaggatgcctCCACCTGGCTCAAACAACTATGAAGTGTCAAAAACAACCACACTGCTTTCTTGTTTAAGCCATCTGGATATGTTAACCTACGCTTATTGTTTTCCTACAGGCACCTCTGCCACAATGTGCCTCCTTCATTTCAGTGGCCTGTTTTGAGACAGTTGTTATAAAAGCTGGTATTTTTTTAATGAGCTTCTCAAGGACTGCCttcttccatatgaacctacccctgagatcatcttttgaggctgttcttcatgtgcttcctccacaagaggtccggagggtggcaacaggagaacgggccttttctgcagtggctccccgtttgtggaacactctccccagagaggttcacctggcaccttcatgatacacttttaggcaccagacaaaaacattcttcTGTTGTGGGAGGGATATTGGATtgctcttgttcttgttcttattttgattatgtattctgtgtttttatatcgtgattttatcctgtgaaccgccctgagacctgcaggtatagggcggtatacaaattaaataaataaataaataaatattaatggtgactttttaaaataaaaaacctttgcAGATAGGATTGTTATGGACAGACAGACTTCGCAAGCAATACGATATGCATTGAGATCATTAATGGAAGAAACAGAGCGTCAACGTAAAATAGTTCGTGGCTTGATAGAAGAAAATCGCCAAATTAGGTAATAATGTTTCTTAGAATTCTTCTGCAGCATCTAACAGGCTTGATGCAGAGAGTTCTGAACCAGCCTAgaggctggaagggggggggcatcttcACCTCTGCTCTTTGCTAATCAGAGTTCTTTACTCTTGCCATGTTTTTCTTTACAGTTGGTAGAATTGTTGCAGGGGAGACTGGCAGATTGAAAGCAGAATGTTGaactagatcagccttccccaacatgatgccctccagaggctgctgtacagcaactcccatcatccctaacctttggctgtgctgcctggtgctcatgggagctgtaatctaagagatctggagggcacaaagttGGGGAAaacctggactagatgacctgatCCACTATAGCAGTTTTTACTTACTTCTGCTACATTGACTTGTCAATTTTTCTGCTTCCTGGCTTTCACGTCTTGCTCACAACTGCTCTATTTGACTTGTTTTGTGGCTTAAAAGTGCTGACCCAGCCATTATGGCATTTTGGAAGCTGCTCCATGCATTCTTCTCATTCCCGCACAGGAATGACAGGTATTGGAGGTTACATGATAGGTCAGGATTTGTCCCAGTGTCCATTCTCCAATGTGAATAGGTATGCCTTGTTCTTCAAAGAGCAAGGAAAGAACATGTGGCTTGTTTTTCATTAAGTCCAGTCTCCCAAACTGATGCTTCACTTTGGCTCATGTACTTACAGCATGTGAAAAGCAACAAGAGAATGGAAAATCCTTCAGGAGAACTTGTTTATATTGTCTTTTAAATGCAGATTCTTTAATTCAGATTAAATACTTTAATCTGGAATACTTTAATTCAGATTAAATTCACTGTGGTTTAGTGACTTGCAGTTTTTACTGAAGGAATGTctttattttctgtttaaaaaataataataatagagatgaACTACGTTTAGAACGAAGTCGGGCTTCTCGGCAGGAACAACGGGCCAATGAGCTAGACATCATTGTAGAAAACGTCAAACAGAAAATCTGTCAGCTGGAAGATAAGTCTATAGCTCATGCTTGTGAGCAGCAGAACCAAGTCAAGGAGCTTGAGAAAGATCAGCAAGCCTCACAGGTACTTAATTAGTAGAGATGTAGAATTCATAAGTTAATCATTTCAGGGGATTACTGATCACAAAATTGATACCATTGTACAGTATGTCATGGCAGAATGTTTTGACCTTATTGGtgatgcacttttaaaatgtacTTGCAAGAAAAGGAATAAAACGAGTTACCTCTTTTAAGAAAGTGGGAGACTTCTTTTAGAATTCTGAATTCTGACCTACCATTTATTTCCCTTCTTAGGACCGTTCTGCCTTCTGTGATTCCCTtgtgttctgcttgcaggcaaaGTATCAGCAACAGATCGACAAGCTCCAAGAGCAAGAAGAGACTATTGCCCGTTTGGAAAAAGAGCTTAAAAAGATggacatggaggaggaggagcgttTGGCTACACAGAAAAAAATATTCCGGCAGTTCTGCAAACAAGCTCCAAGAACTCACTTGGATCAGCAGTAAGTAATTCTGGATAATCCGTGAGAGTTTTGTGCAAATCTTAACATTTGAAAGTTAAGTATTTCTCACTGTAATCTGAAGCATGAGCTTACTTGGGAGTTGCATAGGATTTCTGGCCATTCCCGGTAAGTACATGGGACCAAGTACTTTACCTGTAGTGGTGTTGTTGCTGCCACCTCTGTGGATGTTGTGTTGCCTTGGGGTGAATAAGAGGCAGGACAATCCTGGTGATGCCATTTAAAATCTTGTGTGTTTTTATCGTCTATGAGTAGTATTCAACTAATTTTTActtagagtaaacccactgagaCCTAGCTTAGTTACATTCATTGCTTTACCCTGGtctgagtaaaaattagttgactaccaccctatatatttaataaatataccCCCAAATTTTAATATTCAGGCTGCACACGTACCATACTTTTACAGAACATAACTTCTCCCAAATCATCCTGGGAGCTTTAGTTTatctctcccagagctacaattcccagcacccataacagattatagttcctaggattctttgagggaaggcatgtgttttaaacgtatggtgtcTATGCAGCCCATTACTCCAAATAATGTCCATAGAAAATAAATCAGAACTACCACAGGGTGGcagcaaaaggaagaaaatatcTAATAATCTCGGGCTTTATAACAAAGCTAGTTCCAAGCAGCAATACATTGACTTGTTATGTGCTGTTAGTCTGAATTTTTACAAAATTAGCTCACCTCGTAGATCACTGTATAACAAATACTGTAAAATCCTGAAAAGTACAAAGCATTTTGTAAAATCTATAGTGGTGATGCTTTTTTTGAGAAAAAAACCCTCTACTACCCAAAATTGATGGAGATCTGATTTTGTGTGTTTCTTCCACTTATTTTTAGTAAACAAAACTAACATTACATGTTATGTAAGTATCTGAAATGCTTTTCTAACTTGTCAGAAATAGTTAGAACTGAAATGTTTTTTCTGCTGGGGCAGGGGAATATTCAGCAAAGATATCTTAGTTTGGTTTAAGTGTTTATATTAAAATAGAATCACAAGTACACTGTGATAAATTTCTGAGGAGAGTTGTTGAAAGAGATGGAAAGATTCTGAGACATTACTATCGCCTGGTTTTTTTTCTGTTCTAAGTGTCTTCTGTCTTTTTGCCTACATCCTTTCAGGAAGTGTGGGGGTCGGTGGCCTCCTTCAGGGTCTGGGCCTTCTTCTCCCTCATCCATCTTGCTACTTTTTTAACTCAAGTCCCAGAGCTTCTGAAAAAAGATTGATTGCTAGGAGGAAAAATGAGGTTACATATGCTTGCACTGCATAGGAATAGTTACTTGAAGACAAAAGTTAATTACAAGTTGATTTTAGATTTTCCCAtattagatccattccagttGCCCAGTTGTATTCATTATGGTACTAAttgtttgtatgcatttttatttattgataaatAATTGTTCTTCTGAAGAATACATAGTAGTGGAGTATATTTTGGAACATTTCATATGATATAGCTACATTGTCATCATtattgctataataataatattttgtttatATACTAAAATTGGATTGCCACTCTTATGGTGTGTTTTCCCTTGTTTCTTTCTAGGATTTGTTCTTTAATTGACCATTATGAGTCTCAGATCAAGCAAGTGAGAAAAGAATTAAGGTAAGAAGAGAACTCACATTAGGAGGAGTTTCATAATATGATAAAAAAGATGAATAGGAAAAGTTGTCAATACAAAATGAGTGATTTGGTGGTGATGTATCGATGCCTGAATAGATCAGCTATTAAGGTTAGTGTTGCAGAATAGGTCTCGCCAATCAAATGATTTTGTAATTTTAGTATTTTTCACTGTAGTGGAACACATTTTAACTTGGATTTCCTTCATAGGAGATATAAGAGAGAGCCTGATCATAAACAAGGAGATGGAAAAAATGAGGAAGAGTTCTTGAAGGACATAGATGCCACTCCAAATTACAGAGCCCTACTTATGGTAAGGCACAAGCAGATACCCATGGATGTTGAAATGGTCCAACCTCTAGGGAGGAAGTTAAAGGTGTCCACTTCAGGTTTATGCTGAGGACAAGATGCATGAGTGGCAGTTCTCTAATGGCCTCCCCTCCCAGTAGCTGTTCCCAGGCTGTTTTCTACCTTGGGACAAATATTTCTTGGATGTCTGTCCCTCTCCCCCAAATGACTGCCAGATGGAGTGCTTCTGCAATGGGTGCAGCAGGGTTGCACTTGGTGGCTGCATAGTACCGAATATAGCAGCCGATCGTTGGGGAATTTTGACAAAGGCTCCTATGCACATAGCATTCCTCTGTGCAAGGGAcaatcctgcccccacccccgatGTGGAGGAGCTGTTCTTGTGCTTACCAAACATGTGTCCAGCAAGGCCACCAGGTTTATTGGTGGGAGGGGAGATAGCCCATGCAGTCTCGTATAAAGGTTCCCATTGTTCTATTCTAaatctaccccaccccccaaaaatcctgCCAAAGTGAATTCCTggtttgatttaaaacaaaactcagCAGTTTGCATCGTCACTTCTGTTTGATTCTCAGCATATTGTGTGGAGCTGGGCATCCTTCAGTCATCTGGTTACTGTTTGCACAGCATGGAACAGCCTCCAACACAATGACTGACGGGCTATTTAATATCATATGTAATATTTGGTTTTTATCACCTGGTTTTATAACTTGAGATATTGTGACAATGATCATATACTTAAATTTGAATAGCTGGAATTTTAAACTTAAGAGTTCCTGATTCAAACCACAGTTCACCTGTAAGCTCCCTGGGTGACTATTTGAGGAAGTCAGTATTTCTCAACATTTTGTTGGTAAAGCCCCTTAGTATATAGCAATAGTACAGTATACTAGTGACTTATTTAGCCCACTTCTTGTGAAGACGATTGAGATAGCTTAGTGACATTATGAATACTTATATGACAACATAATTTATTATAAAAGTCTTTGAAGTCTTTCCAGACTCAGATAATCGAAACAAAAGCCAGAAATGAACAGCTGTTACGTGAAAATACAAATCTCAGGAAAGAGATGGAAATCAGGTAAATAGTGTGAATGTTTTATAGGCTGTTAGGAAAGCATAGCTGCTTCATAATGTAATTATTTCTTTAATAGTAAAAGTGATCTATAGCCTTCCATTCAGAATAAATATCTTTCTGATGCAGCTTCAAATTaactaaaaaaaccccaccaaaaagCATTGAAGCCACAATAACCACCATATGAAAGGTAATTGGGATTCTTCCCATTAGGTGGTTGCTGACAGATGGCCCTGTGGGAGGTGAGAGAAATCTAACTAGAGCTGACTTTGAAGTTGTCTTTACCTGCCTGCCTCTCTACTGGATTCCTTCCCACTGGGCAGCTGTTGCCCTATGAGGGAGGTGAAAATCCATCTGAAGCAGGCTCTGAAGCAGCAAGCAATCTTCCACAAATCTGGAAAAATCCAAAATATGCAACTGTCTCCATAGATCCTACTTTAGTGGTTGATGAGGGAGGGTGGCATGCTCTTCTGCTCACTTTAAAAATTATGATTCTCTAGAAAtgcactgaatatttttttttccttttagaccAACTGTGCAAGAGTTAAAATTTTACAAACACCAAGTGAAGAAGCTGGAGAAAGCACTGAAGAATATCAAGTAACTAATTTCCATTAAGCATTAACAATAGACCTCTGTTTTGAAGATGGAGAAAGAAGGGGCCTTTTAGAAATAACCTTCTTCTGAAGGCAGGCAGACTTAAAAGAAAGCCAAAGAACAGAGGCACACAAGCTTTCACTGTAGTTCTAAAGATGGGCTGGTGGAAGGCAAAAGCCCTGCTGTGAAGAATAGGAGCAAAAGCATGTCTCAGTACTATCCCTGGAGATTGTGGATGTGCTCAATCACATGTGAAGTGATGGGAAAAGAATCTGAAGTTGGTGAGAACTGCAGGTTTCCCCACCACCCACTTATGCCAGTCTTCTACAGTTaaacctcggctcccgaatgcctccgatttggaacatttcggctcccgaacaccagaaacctggaagtaaatggtCCAGTTTTCTAaggtttttcggaagctgaacacccaacgcggcttctgcttgagcgCAGgaggctcttgcagccaatcggaagccgaccctcggttgttgaacatttcagaagtgttCTGCTTCTACACTTTTTGTGGTCGGGACAATAATTTGTATGAAGCATTAAAACTGGGTTGAATTGTACATTTCAAACTAATTTAAATACATCTAGTTCATTTTAAGTGTGCTGAATATATAAGCAAGAGAGGTTATAGAAgcattttttgaaatatttccccccttcttgctatagttccttttttcttttttacctgcaATATAGATCCCATGAGATTGATGGAGAAGAAAGCATGAAAGAAAACAGAGAATGTAAAAGTACTACAGGAGGGGTACTGCAGGAAACCTGCAGGAAATACTTGCAGGTAGGCGGGCTGCCGTTGCAGGAGCTATTAAAAATGTACTCatttcctattttttattttttaaatgtattaaaaATGTACTCATTTCCAAAATAAGGGTGTTTTTCCACCCGTATTACATGAATGAGTTGTGGAGTGCCTCAAGCTCACATTCATACCACCTCTCCACTTTTGTGTCTCTGAGAAGATTTGAAGCTTTTGCTTCCAATTTTAAACTAGCTGCagttttccttgacatttgaactTTGGAAACTTCAGTTTCATTTAACTGTAGCTAGAAGAAACTAGGGTCAGACTTTGATTTCAGTTCTTGGTTTGTCCGCTTACTGGATATTTTAAAATACCCCCAGTCTCCTGTGAAAGCCAAGTcttctattgtatttttaaatattaattagAGTGTGTATTTATCACTGCAATAGTATCTGTCATAATTTCTGCTGTGTGGTTTTTCTGACAAATGTTTAACATTAAAGGTGTTATCCAGCATTGACGCCATTATAAGAAGCCCAAGAAGAGCTCCGTTGGTAACGCATTTGCAGCGGAAAGGGTTGCTGCAAAGCTGCCCTAACGGGGATGAGCAGGAATGTGGATTTGAGCACCTTCCTCTTACAGTGGAGATGTGGGCTGACCAGCTAATGGCCCTAAAGGTACGGGTGGTCTTTGATTTCAATCTTTCTTTCTCTAGCTAGCTAGTTCTTCAGATGTGTGCCTTGTGCCTTTTCCAGAGATAATAGTCTTCAACTTAATTTCAAACTAATTATCCTGGTAAGCTGCCCCCTTCTTCTGAGAGGAGCAAAAGAGAGGAATGTCAgccttttcatttttaacaaaATGTCATTGAAGATTTGTGTGTTGTTTAATTATTATTCGCTCCTTTTAAAATTCACAGTACAAATACAATGAGCTCTGACCATTAAATAGGAATTGCACATGCTCATATTCTGGCCATTCCAGTTACTCCTGATAGTTTTCCTGATAGCTAAAATCC from Lacerta agilis isolate rLacAgi1 chromosome 1, rLacAgi1.pri, whole genome shotgun sequence includes these protein-coding regions:
- the CEP70 gene encoding centrosomal protein of 70 kDa isoform X1, producing MAESSQSCSLPKEATPGSVMISSCPERMSNDSQRMDEQEQEEWGKLNKLLRQHGLKPVYLDKPGTSRNIADRIVMDRQTSQAIRYALRSLMEETERQRKIVRGLIEENRQIRDELRLERSRASRQEQRANELDIIVENVKQKICQLEDKSIAHACEQQNQVKELEKDQQASQAKYQQQIDKLQEQEETIARLEKELKKMDMEEEERLATQKKIFRQFCKQAPRTHLDQQICSLIDHYESQIKQVRKELRRYKREPDHKQGDGKNEEEFLKDIDATPNYRALLMSFQTQIIETKARNEQLLRENTNLRKEMEIRPTVQELKFYKHQVKKLEKALKNIKSHEIDGEESMKENRECKSTTGGVLQETCRKYLQVLSSIDAIIRSPRRAPLVTHLQRKGLLQSCPNGDEQECGFEHLPLTVEMWADQLMALKTLHRSLKKLFLQLVPWCMVTVQDNSEYIRVEDLQVMVDEISEEVVNKEKRSCVPSQEALYAMVSHFQKLFDVKSINGIYPRMNEVYTKLGEMINAMRNLCDLLELDTSAPPSVLVNKVGKLCSLLNENVSRQVEQLLGTPDIQSIVDELKEHDNFFQAFKGLIEDLLHILEVRNLTDIVPAVQKLKWKA
- the CEP70 gene encoding centrosomal protein of 70 kDa isoform X3 — translated: MAEQEQEEWGKLNKLLRQHGLKPVYLDKPGTSRNIADRIVMDRQTSQAIRYALRSLMEETERQRKIVRGLIEENRQIRDELRLERSRASRQEQRANELDIIVENVKQKICQLEDKSIAHACEQQNQVKELEKDQQASQAKYQQQIDKLQEQEETIARLEKELKKMDMEEEERLATQKKIFRQFCKQAPRTHLDQQICSLIDHYESQIKQVRKELRRYKREPDHKQGDGKNEEEFLKDIDATPNYRALLMSFQTQIIETKARNEQLLRENTNLRKEMEIRPTVQELKFYKHQVKKLEKALKNIKSHEIDGEESMKENRECKSTTGGVLQETCRKYLQVLSSIDAIIRSPRRAPLVTHLQRKGLLQSCPNGDEQECGFEHLPLTVEMWADQLMALKTLHRSLKKLFLQLVPWCMVTVQDNSEYIRVEDLQVMVDEISEEVVNKEKRSCVPSQEALYAMVSHFQKLFDVKSINGIYPRMNEVYTKLGEMINAMRNLCDLLELDTSAPPSVLVNKVGKLCSLLNENVSRQVEQLLGTPDIQSIVDELKEHDNFFQAFKGLIEDLLHILEVRNLTDIVPAVQKLKWKA
- the CEP70 gene encoding centrosomal protein of 70 kDa isoform X2: MAESSQSCSLPKEATPGSVMISSCPERMSNDSQRMDEEQEEWGKLNKLLRQHGLKPVYLDKPGTSRNIADRIVMDRQTSQAIRYALRSLMEETERQRKIVRGLIEENRQIRDELRLERSRASRQEQRANELDIIVENVKQKICQLEDKSIAHACEQQNQVKELEKDQQASQAKYQQQIDKLQEQEETIARLEKELKKMDMEEEERLATQKKIFRQFCKQAPRTHLDQQICSLIDHYESQIKQVRKELRRYKREPDHKQGDGKNEEEFLKDIDATPNYRALLMSFQTQIIETKARNEQLLRENTNLRKEMEIRPTVQELKFYKHQVKKLEKALKNIKSHEIDGEESMKENRECKSTTGGVLQETCRKYLQVLSSIDAIIRSPRRAPLVTHLQRKGLLQSCPNGDEQECGFEHLPLTVEMWADQLMALKTLHRSLKKLFLQLVPWCMVTVQDNSEYIRVEDLQVMVDEISEEVVNKEKRSCVPSQEALYAMVSHFQKLFDVKSINGIYPRMNEVYTKLGEMINAMRNLCDLLELDTSAPPSVLVNKVGKLCSLLNENVSRQVEQLLGTPDIQSIVDELKEHDNFFQAFKGLIEDLLHILEVRNLTDIVPAVQKLKWKA